Proteins from a genomic interval of Microbacterium abyssi:
- a CDS encoding SDR family oxidoreductase yields MASTSIDIRFPDLSGKRAVITGGSDGIGLRIATRLAAAGAEIVLPVRNTAKGESAIAVIQKAAPDAQVSLRTLELSSLDSVAALGETMRAEGAPIHYLINNAGVMTPPDRQTTSDGFELQFGTNHLAHVALVAHLLPLLRAGSARVTSQVSIAANQGAINWDDLQWQRSYDGMRAYSQSKIAFGLFGLELDRRSAAYDWGVTSNLSHPGVAPTSLLSARPEVGRSADTRQVRLIRWLSARGLIVGTPDTAALPALYAATSPDAGARRLYGPKGPGHLGGAPAEQKLYTRLRSEDDARRMWMVSQELTEARFPEE; encoded by the coding sequence ATGGCATCCACGTCCATCGACATCCGTTTTCCAGACCTGAGCGGAAAGCGAGCAGTCATCACGGGAGGCAGCGACGGCATCGGCCTTCGCATCGCCACCCGTCTCGCCGCAGCCGGCGCCGAGATCGTCCTGCCGGTGCGCAACACCGCCAAGGGCGAGTCAGCGATCGCCGTCATCCAGAAGGCGGCACCGGACGCCCAGGTGTCGCTGCGCACCCTCGAGCTGTCGTCGCTCGATTCGGTGGCGGCCCTCGGCGAGACGATGCGCGCCGAGGGCGCGCCGATCCATTACCTCATCAACAACGCCGGCGTCATGACCCCGCCCGATCGGCAGACCACGAGCGACGGCTTCGAGCTGCAGTTCGGTACGAACCACCTCGCGCACGTCGCTCTCGTCGCACATCTGCTGCCGTTGCTGCGGGCGGGTTCGGCGCGCGTGACCTCACAGGTCAGCATCGCCGCGAACCAGGGCGCGATCAACTGGGACGACCTGCAGTGGCAACGTTCCTACGACGGGATGCGCGCCTACAGCCAGTCGAAGATCGCGTTCGGCCTGTTCGGCCTCGAACTCGATCGCCGCAGTGCGGCATACGACTGGGGCGTCACGAGCAACCTCTCGCACCCCGGCGTCGCGCCGACCAGTCTGCTGTCGGCGCGCCCCGAAGTGGGACGCTCGGCAGACACCCGGCAGGTGCGCCTGATCCGCTGGCTGTCCGCCCGCGGCCTCATCGTCGGCACCCCCGACACCGCCGCCCTGCCCGCCCTCTACGCCGCCACGTCGCCGGATGCCGGGGCACGACGTCTCTATGGGCCCAAGGGCCCCGGGCACCTCGGCGGGGCTCCAGCAGAGCAGAAGCTGTACACGCGGCTCCGCAGCGAGGACGACGCCCGCAGGATGTGGATGGTCTCGCAGGAGCTCACCGAAGCCCGCTTCCCGGAGGAGTAG
- a CDS encoding RNA-binding S4 domain-containing protein produces the protein MANSDPIDDVSIGGDVIRLGQFLKFSGLLDSGGDAKEVIIDGYVNVNGEEERRRGRQLRDGDLVTFESRTVRVRP, from the coding sequence ATGGCGAACTCAGACCCGATCGACGACGTATCCATCGGAGGCGACGTCATCCGCCTCGGCCAGTTCCTCAAGTTCTCAGGGCTCCTCGACTCCGGCGGAGACGCCAAGGAGGTCATCATCGACGGCTACGTGAACGTCAACGGCGAGGAGGAGCGCCGCCGCGGACGGCAGCTCCGTGACGGCGACCTCGTCACGTTCGAGAGCCGGACGGTGCGCGTGCGCCCCTGA
- a CDS encoding helix-turn-helix transcriptional regulator — MAIDRDGLAAFLRNRREALQPEDVGLTRGPRRRTGGLRREEVAQLCHMSTDYYARLERGTGPQPSEQMIASIAQGLHLSIAERDHLVRLAGHRPAPRGAHSAHISPGLLRIIDRLHDTPAEIVTEWGETLRQTPLGVALTGDLTGFEGPERSIGYRWFTDPGVRERYAPEDHDHLSRLWVSGLRETIALRGPSSRGVELSESLLAQSAEFRTLWERQEVGVRPSAVKHFIHPEVGLLELACQTLIDPDQSHSLLVYTAVPGSESHEKLQLLSVIGGQRL; from the coding sequence ATGGCGATCGACCGGGATGGGCTGGCGGCGTTCCTGCGAAACCGCCGGGAGGCGCTGCAGCCCGAGGACGTCGGGCTCACACGCGGGCCCCGGCGGCGCACCGGCGGACTGCGGCGCGAGGAGGTGGCGCAGCTGTGCCACATGTCGACGGACTACTACGCGCGCCTCGAGCGCGGCACCGGACCCCAGCCGTCCGAGCAGATGATCGCGTCCATCGCACAGGGCCTTCACCTGTCGATCGCTGAGCGTGACCATCTCGTGCGCTTGGCCGGGCATCGCCCGGCTCCTCGAGGTGCGCACAGCGCGCACATCAGTCCCGGACTCCTGCGCATCATCGACCGCCTGCACGACACCCCCGCCGAGATCGTGACGGAGTGGGGTGAGACTCTTCGACAGACCCCGCTCGGAGTCGCGCTCACCGGCGACCTGACCGGGTTCGAGGGGCCGGAGCGCAGCATCGGCTATCGGTGGTTCACCGATCCGGGTGTGCGCGAGCGCTACGCGCCGGAGGATCACGATCACCTGTCGCGCCTGTGGGTCTCCGGGCTGCGCGAGACGATCGCATTGCGCGGCCCCTCCTCGCGCGGGGTCGAGCTCTCCGAGTCGCTGCTGGCGCAGAGCGCGGAGTTCCGCACCCTCTGGGAGCGCCAGGAGGTCGGCGTACGGCCGAGCGCGGTCAAGCACTTCATCCACCCCGAGGTCGGCCTGCTCGAACTCGCATGCCAGACGCTGATCGACCCCGACCAGTCGCACTCGCTGCTGGTCTACACCGCGGTGCCCGGCTCGGAGAGCCACGAGAAGCTGCAGCTGCTGTCGGTGATCGGCGGTCAGCGGCTGTGA